In the genome of Propionispora hippei DSM 15287, the window GGGGTAACGCCTCTTCCAGCGCAGCAATCGTAAAGCCGGCAACAATAGAAATAACGGTAGTTTCTTTTCTAACCTTGGAAGCGACATGCTTCAAGACCTGGTTAATGACTTGCGGTTTGACAGTCAGAAATAATATTTCGGCTTCCGCCGCTACCGCTGCCCCTTCCGGGGAAGTCCGGATTTGATACCGGTCTGCCAGGTAATGCAACCGTTCTTGCGAGATGTCATTGGCAGTGACTTGCTCCGGCTTGAACAATCCCGCTTTTAAGATTCCCCGGATGAGGGCTTCCGCCATGGCTCCCCCACCCAGAAAACTAATCTTTTTATTTTGTAACAATATAGTATCCCCCTAGAGAAAATTCACTTATTGGCCCAAGGCAGGATAACTTTGTCACCGCTATCCTCATGTGAGCTATATGAGACATCAACATTGGTTGGAGCACATAGGAAAATATCGTTGCCGATTTTCTGTATCGTTCCCCCCAAGGCATACGTAGTTCCGCTGATGAAATCAATCATGCGCTTAGCTACCTCTTTTTCACTGCTTTCAAAATTTACAACCACAGGTTTTCTGTTTTTTAGATAATCAGCTACCGTTTGCGCGTCATCAAAAGAGAATGGCTCGACAACCATTACTTTCATTTGTTTTTGCGCAGTAGGTAAGTTTACTATGTTATTACTGCCGAGTTTTTTCTGTTTGTATTCAGGTTCTTCCACCTTTGTTGCACGTTCTTCTTCGGGCTCCAGTGGCTCAAATAAACCTAAGCTGCCCCATACTTTTTCCATAAACTTCATATACGTACGCCCCCTCTTTCTGACCTTTAATATTGTCTTTGCCCGAAAATACCGGTACCAATACGCACGATATTGGCACCTTCTTCCACTGCAACTATGTAGTCGTTCGTCATTCCCATCGACAGCCATTTAAGGTGATGGCCGGGAAACCGACAGGATTCCAGTTCTTTGAACAATTGATACATTTCACTAAAAATAGGACGCGCTTCCTCCGCAGTTTCATAGTAGGGAGCAATCGTCATCAGTCCGCAAAGGCGCACATGTTCCAAATCGCTGATGCGGCGTCCTAGCGAAACAACCTCCTGCGGCGTTACACCATACTTGGTTTCCTCACCGGCGACATTAACCTGCAGCAGTATATCCTGACATGCATTAAAACTGCCGGCAGCTTTGTCGACTTCGATGACCAATTTTTCACTGTCAATGGAGTGAATCAGATGGAACAGGCGCACAGCCTGTTTTACTTTATTTGTTTGCAGATGACCTACGAGATGAAGCTCCACATCAGGTAACGCCGCGTGCTTTTGCAACGCTTCCTGCACCCGATTTTCGCCAATTGCTGTAATTCCGTTATGAATGGCTTCTTCGATAACTGATACGCCTTGATTCTTGGTAACGGCCAGTAACTTTACACCACTATCCGGACATAATGGCGAGACCGTTCTTGTCTGTAAGGCCTTTTCAATATTTTCCTGTATTTGATTTAGACAATTCCGTATAGACATAATAATCCTCCTGCCGGATATATATATTATTCTCGAATAAACATAATTTTCCTCTAGTTACCTCTTATATTCCATAAATTATTTTATAAATTGAAAAAAATAAATCCGGTTATGGTAAATAGAATAAACCTTACCTTCAACAATAACTAATTCTTGCAGGCAAGGTTTATTTATTAATCAACTATAACATGATAAATGCTGCTAAACGTCCTGTTTTTCCCTGCTCTTTGCGATAAGAAAAAAACAAGCTGGAATTGCAGGCAGTGCAGACCTGGCTATTGATAATATTTTCATCCTTTACGCCCATTTCCCGTAATTGCTGACGGTTAGCTTCCCATAAATTCAGTTTCCAATGAGTTTCTTCCTCCTTTAGCAACGACTCCCAATGAACGAAGCTTGCTCTTAACCGTTCAATGACCGGAGCGTCTACCTTATAGCAGCAGGGACCAATCGAAGGAGCTATGCCCACCAGACAGTCTTCGGGCTGTGTCTGGCAATACTTCTGCATTGCCAGAATTGTTTTGCGGGCCAGTAAAGCCACCGTGCCTTTCCAGCCGGCGTGTACTACGGCAATCGCCTGCTGTACCGGATCAAAAATAAGCACCGGTACGCAATCAGCAAAAAACAACATCAAGGGAATTCCAGGAACCTGAGTTATCAGTGCATCTGTCTGTGGCAAAGACTCCTGATAATTGACGGCTCCCCGGCCATAATCCCGGGCGGTAATCAGATGAATCGAGTCACCGTGTATTTGTTCGGCTGTTGCCAGTGCTGCGGCGGGAATATCCAGCGCCCGGCAATATAACTGTCTGTTTGTCCTGACGGCATCCGGGTCATCTCCCACGTGAAGAGCCAGGTTTAAAGAAGTAAACGGCTCGTTGCTAATTCCTCCCAATCTGGCAGAAACGCCATGTTTCAGACCAAAAGCACTAAAATGACTAAAGGTACCATTCCAGATACCCTCTCTATGCTGAATTGAGAAAGTCCCCAAAGTAGCTCCTCCCTTCATTTGCAAACTCCGCAACGCGTACAATGGTCGCTGCAAGGCGGAGTTGTCTTCCCACTATCGGCCCGCTGCAGTTCCTGCCAGAGATATTCGGTATGAAAGCCCATATTCAGGTGACTCCAAGGGAATATTTCCTCCTCATCCCTGGTGCGATAGAGATAAAATTCCTCCTGCAGGTTATGTTCACACATTGCCCGCTTAAAGTACTTGTAACCGCCTAACCGGTATGCGGTTAGTAAAGCTGACCCAAGACGGCGGTCGCCCCGTGCCAGAATGCCCTGAATATTGGATTCCTTAGCGGTTTCCGCCAATACTTCGATATTTTTATCCTTTTTCAGCGATGTCTGAATGTGCTTCAATTTAGCGTCAATTGTGGCAACGGAGGAAACCGCAAGCCATTGGAAAGGTGTGAACGGCTTGGGGATAAAAGGATTGACGCTTAGTGTCAATTTACCGGCACTGCCCAGTTTCTTCATATACTCTTTAAACTTTCTGGCCATCAGGATAATTTCCTCAATATCTTCATCCCGCTCAAAAGGCAGGTCGATCATAATATACAATCGTATATTATGAATTCCGGCATCGATAGCCAGGCGGATTGCTTCGTACATATGCTCATCAGTGATGCCTTTGTTAATTACATCCCTCATTCTGATACTGGCTGCTTCGGGCGCTAAGGTTACCGTTTTGTGGTTACTGACCGCCAGGGCTTTGACCAAGCGTGGGGTTAGTGAATCGGCCCGCAGGGAAGCAACCGACATATTCAAGCCTTGCTGCACGATTTCTTCGCAAATATCATCAA includes:
- a CDS encoding YggS family pyridoxal phosphate-dependent enzyme, whose translation is MSIRNCLNQIQENIEKALQTRTVSPLCPDSGVKLLAVTKNQGVSVIEEAIHNGITAIGENRVQEALQKHAALPDVELHLVGHLQTNKVKQAVRLFHLIHSIDSEKLVIEVDKAAGSFNACQDILLQVNVAGEETKYGVTPQEVVSLGRRISDLEHVRLCGLMTIAPYYETAEEARPIFSEMYQLFKELESCRFPGHHLKWLSMGMTNDYIVAVEEGANIVRIGTGIFGQRQY
- a CDS encoding cell division protein SepF, which codes for MKFMEKVWGSLGLFEPLEPEEERATKVEEPEYKQKKLGSNNIVNLPTAQKQMKVMVVEPFSFDDAQTVADYLKNRKPVVVNFESSEKEVAKRMIDFISGTTYALGGTIQKIGNDIFLCAPTNVDVSYSSHEDSGDKVILPWANK
- the pgeF gene encoding peptidoglycan editing factor PgeF, which codes for MGTFSIQHREGIWNGTFSHFSAFGLKHGVSARLGGISNEPFTSLNLALHVGDDPDAVRTNRQLYCRALDIPAAALATAEQIHGDSIHLITARDYGRGAVNYQESLPQTDALITQVPGIPLMLFFADCVPVLIFDPVQQAIAVVHAGWKGTVALLARKTILAMQKYCQTQPEDCLVGIAPSIGPCCYKVDAPVIERLRASFVHWESLLKEEETHWKLNLWEANRQQLREMGVKDENIINSQVCTACNSSLFFSYRKEQGKTGRLAAFIML